The genomic DNA GGTCATCTCCAGGATCACATCCTTCATGCTGGCGCTTTGCTTGACCACGGGCACATCCTTGCCGCTCTGCATCAGGTCGGAGACCCGGAGCAGAAGTTTCTTGCCCAGCCCCCCGCCGGGATGGAAGCAGGCAAAGTCCTCAGGCGTGAAGTTCCTTTGGTCCAAAAGGGCCACGGCCAGGGCATCGCCCATGGCCAGGGCGGCGGTGGTACTGCTGGTAGGCACCAGGTCGTGGGGGCAGGCCTCCTCTTTCACCGCCACGTCCAGCACTACATCGGACTGGGCGGCCAGGGCCGAGTCGGTCTTGCCCAAAAGCGCGATGATCTTGATCCCCACCCTTTTCAACACGGTCAGCAGTTCACACAGCTCGTCGGTGCCGCCGCTCTTGCTGATGATCACTGCCACGTCCCCCTTGGAAACCAGGCCCAGGTCGCCGTGCAGGGCGTCGGTGGGATGCAGAAAAAAGGCCGGGGTGCCGGTAGAAGTCAGGGTGGCCGCTATCTTCTGGCCGATCAGGCCCGACTTGCCCACTCCGGTGATGATGACCTTGCCCTTGGCCGCCAGCAGAAGTTCCACCGCCTGGGGGAACTCGGGGCCCATCCGTCCGGCCATCTCGCTCAGGGCCAGGGCCTCGGCCTTGATAGTTCTTTTGCCGAGAGTTACGATTGTTCTGTTGTTCTTCATTTCTAAGTGTTTTCTTATTCTTTCTGAACCGCAAAGACGCGAAGGCACTAAGGTATTTATTTTCTTTACGTTCTTAGCGGCTTAGCGGTTAATATTAATTCGCTGTAACTATAGCCCCTGGATGCTGGTGTCCGAGGAA from bacterium includes the following:
- a CDS encoding KpsF/GutQ family sugar-phosphate isomerase, which gives rise to MKNNRTIVTLGKRTIKAEALALSEMAGRMGPEFPQAVELLLAAKGKVIITGVGKSGLIGQKIAATLTSTGTPAFFLHPTDALHGDLGLVSKGDVAVIISKSGGTDELCELLTVLKRVGIKIIALLGKTDSALAAQSDVVLDVAVKEEACPHDLVPTSSTTAALAMGDALAVALLDQRNFTPEDFACFHPGGGLGKKLLLRVSDLMQSGKDVPVVKQSASMKDVILEMT